One Fundidesulfovibrio terrae genomic window carries:
- a CDS encoding nitroreductase family protein: MDLITVDTSACQRDGMCLEVCPVGCIETDADGFPRQTPDATCIACGHCVAVCPHGALSNVNVDAGACRPVPKNLPGEEAVRALMLTRRSVRAYKDKPVDPAVLTGLLDTARYAPTAVNTQHVSWVACADPAKVRQAAGLCMEWLRGAGIYPKMVEAWDKGHDAALRGAPAFVVAHCPADYAWGDVDCTIALSYLELAAASAGLGTCWAGLLTRAAQASPALSALLGIPEGRTAKGGLMIGHAKYRYRLIPPRNEACISWV; this comes from the coding sequence ATGGATCTCATCACCGTCGATACGTCCGCCTGCCAGCGTGACGGCATGTGCTTGGAAGTCTGCCCCGTGGGATGCATCGAAACGGACGCCGACGGCTTTCCCCGGCAGACTCCGGACGCGACCTGCATCGCCTGCGGGCATTGCGTGGCCGTGTGCCCCCATGGAGCCCTGTCCAACGTGAACGTGGACGCCGGAGCCTGCCGCCCGGTGCCCAAGAACCTGCCCGGAGAAGAGGCCGTGCGCGCGCTCATGCTCACAAGGCGCTCGGTTCGGGCCTACAAGGACAAGCCCGTGGACCCCGCCGTGCTGACCGGGCTTCTGGACACGGCCCGCTACGCCCCCACGGCGGTCAACACCCAGCACGTGTCCTGGGTGGCCTGCGCGGACCCGGCCAAGGTCAGGCAGGCCGCCGGCTTGTGCATGGAGTGGCTGCGGGGCGCGGGCATCTATCCGAAAATGGTCGAGGCCTGGGACAAGGGCCATGACGCGGCCCTGCGCGGGGCCCCGGCCTTCGTGGTGGCCCACTGCCCGGCGGACTATGCCTGGGGCGACGTGGATTGCACCATCGCGCTCAGCTACCTGGAGCTGGCGGCGGCCTCGGCCGGGCTCGGCACCTGTTGGGCCGGGCTTCTGACCCGCGCCGCCCAGGCCAGCCCGGCCCTGTCCGCGCTGCTGGGCATCCCCGAGGGCCGCACGGCCAAGGGCGGGCTCATGATCGGCCACGCCAAGTACCGCTACCGCCTGATCCCGCCCAGAAACGAGGCCTGCATCTCCTGGGTGTAG
- a CDS encoding two-component system sensor histidine kinase NtrB — translation MNQTPSDAVGKVCALTLAQERNLLSSVIDQIPDDIVILDAASCVVDVNRAVTDRLGGKREEYQGKPCWEVLAGFKGICEPEMDVSRWEAVRHGGKSEEVYTSVDSHGRMQYFRVYLYPVMDGAGALSHVVVLRRDVTQGTYMERRLQQSEKLAAVGELSTYVAHEIRNPLFAIAGFANSLLRSGSLDDKARSKVSVILEESNRLDKILKSLLNFSRPTQGMEGQVDVSRVAEATMELMSLACQKQGIEVRVEAGNGLPMVHGDPELIKQCIINMVKNSMEAMPGGGRIDLRCYMRGDRAVAEVADTGAGIPPENLDQVFNPFFSTKDKGAGLGLAMIKKILDESGGSVELESEVGKGTTVRLLLSPLMAADESDVSGKAAPRHDSKWIAGVGSKEEA, via the coding sequence ATGAACCAAACCCCCTCCGACGCGGTCGGGAAGGTCTGCGCCCTCACCCTGGCCCAGGAGCGCAACCTGCTCTCTTCGGTGATCGACCAGATTCCCGACGACATCGTGATCCTGGACGCGGCGTCGTGCGTGGTGGACGTCAACCGAGCGGTCACGGACCGGCTCGGAGGGAAGCGGGAGGAATACCAGGGCAAGCCCTGCTGGGAGGTCCTGGCCGGTTTCAAGGGCATCTGCGAGCCCGAGATGGACGTGTCCCGCTGGGAGGCCGTGCGCCATGGCGGCAAAAGCGAGGAGGTCTACACCTCCGTGGATTCCCACGGGCGCATGCAGTATTTCCGGGTGTACCTCTATCCGGTCATGGACGGCGCGGGGGCGCTCTCCCACGTGGTGGTGCTGCGCCGCGACGTCACCCAGGGCACCTACATGGAGCGCAGGCTCCAGCAATCGGAGAAGCTGGCCGCGGTGGGCGAACTCTCCACCTACGTGGCCCACGAGATAAGAAACCCGCTCTTCGCCATCGCCGGATTCGCCAATTCGCTTCTGCGCTCGGGCTCCCTGGACGACAAGGCCCGCTCCAAGGTGTCGGTCATCCTGGAGGAATCCAACCGCCTGGACAAGATTCTGAAAAGCCTGCTCAACTTCTCCCGCCCCACCCAGGGCATGGAAGGGCAGGTGGACGTGAGCCGGGTGGCCGAGGCCACCATGGAGCTCATGTCCCTGGCCTGCCAGAAGCAGGGCATCGAGGTGCGCGTGGAGGCGGGCAACGGACTGCCCATGGTCCACGGCGACCCGGAACTCATCAAGCAGTGCATCATCAACATGGTGAAGAACTCCATGGAGGCCATGCCGGGCGGCGGCCGCATCGACCTGCGCTGCTACATGCGCGGCGACAGGGCCGTGGCCGAGGTGGCCGACACCGGCGCGGGCATCCCGCCTGAGAACCTGGACCAGGTGTTCAACCCCTTCTTCTCCACCAAGGACAAGGGGGCGGGACTGGGCCTGGCCATGATCAAAAAGATTCTGGACGAGTCCGGAGGCTCGGTCGAGCTGGAAAGCGAAGTGGGCAAGGGCACCACGGTGCGCCTGCTGCTCTCGCCGCTCATGGCCGCCGACGAGTCCGACGTGTCCGGCAAGGCCGCGCCGCGTCATGATTCCAAGTGGATCGCGGGCGTGGGAAGCAAGGAGGAGGCGTAA
- a CDS encoding XTP/dITP diphosphatase yields MTQVVLATRNLGKVRELQAMLEGQDIEVLGLDRFPEIGEIEETGETFEDNARLKAKAVSEATGLIALADDSGLSVDALGNEPGVRSARYSGENATDASNNEKILEAMKDVQGDKRACKFISAIVVHAPDGHELVFHGVWFGRLGLEPKGDNGFGYDPLFYDPELRLTAAEMTSEQKNSRSHRGRAMRELMKYFPGFVDKLAREAAMTPEQRDFRDRYEGVKGWLKFLSMAMMGAVPLLAAFIVSRNLKFMQALEAPGGPPRELAAEVAKALTLENVLATMVGFLVFWGGISLYRRRKGAVLLAKIAWLAVPLASGVEYLATQYFAYPPNVRDMASMAALANALPGLFAATIAVYYLTVSKRVKATFFPDGAS; encoded by the coding sequence GTGACGCAGGTGGTGCTGGCCACGCGAAACCTTGGCAAGGTGCGCGAACTGCAGGCCATGCTGGAAGGGCAGGACATAGAGGTCCTCGGGCTGGACCGGTTCCCGGAGATCGGCGAGATCGAGGAGACCGGCGAGACCTTCGAGGACAACGCCCGGCTCAAGGCCAAGGCCGTGAGCGAGGCCACGGGCCTCATCGCCCTGGCCGACGATTCGGGGCTGAGCGTGGACGCCCTCGGCAATGAACCCGGCGTGCGCTCGGCCCGCTACTCGGGCGAGAACGCCACCGACGCCTCGAACAACGAGAAGATCCTCGAGGCCATGAAGGACGTGCAGGGCGACAAGCGGGCCTGCAAGTTCATCTCTGCAATCGTGGTCCACGCCCCGGACGGGCACGAGTTGGTCTTCCACGGGGTCTGGTTCGGCAGGCTCGGCCTGGAGCCCAAGGGCGACAACGGCTTCGGCTACGATCCGCTCTTCTACGATCCGGAACTCAGGCTCACCGCCGCCGAGATGACCTCCGAGCAGAAGAACTCCCGCAGCCACCGCGGCCGGGCCATGCGCGAGCTCATGAAATATTTTCCCGGCTTCGTGGACAAGCTTGCCCGCGAGGCCGCCATGACCCCCGAGCAGCGCGACTTTCGCGACAGGTACGAGGGCGTGAAGGGCTGGCTCAAGTTTTTGAGCATGGCCATGATGGGCGCGGTGCCGCTTTTGGCGGCGTTCATCGTCTCGCGCAACTTGAAGTTCATGCAGGCCTTGGAGGCCCCCGGAGGCCCTCCGCGCGAGCTGGCCGCCGAGGTGGCCAAGGCCCTGACCCTTGAGAACGTCCTGGCCACGATGGTGGGATTCCTGGTGTTCTGGGGCGGCATATCGCTCTACCGTCGCAGGAAGGGCGCGGTGCTCCTGGCCAAGATCGCCTGGCTGGCCGTGCCCCTGGCCAGCGGCGTGGAATACCTTGCGACCCAGTATTTCGCCTATCCCCCGAACGTCAGGGACATGGCCTCCATGGCCGCCCTGGCCAACGCCCTGCCGGGGCTCTTCGCGGCCACCATCGCTGTCTACTATCTGACCGTTTCCAAGCGGGTGAAGGCCACCTTCTTTCCGGACGGGGCTTCTTGA
- a CDS encoding winged helix-turn-helix transcriptional regulator, which yields MTKNAPRCIPKEHNGKQYYCSMELALMMVGGKWKPIILWLLGAQGTLRFGELRRLMPNVTQKMLTQQLRELEADGLVLRRAHPQVPPRVEYSLTGRGAGLVPILKELSAWAREIEAEKDATARPDEPAAPAPEGDGSACSGTVRLSRSGGARV from the coding sequence ATGACCAAGAACGCTCCCCGCTGCATCCCCAAGGAACACAACGGCAAACAGTATTACTGCTCCATGGAGCTGGCGCTCATGATGGTGGGCGGCAAGTGGAAGCCCATCATCCTCTGGCTGCTGGGGGCGCAAGGGACGCTTCGCTTCGGCGAGCTGCGCAGGCTCATGCCCAACGTGACCCAGAAGATGCTCACGCAGCAGCTGCGCGAACTGGAGGCGGACGGACTGGTGTTGCGCCGGGCGCATCCCCAGGTGCCGCCAAGGGTGGAGTATTCGCTCACCGGGCGAGGCGCGGGGCTGGTGCCCATTCTCAAGGAGTTGAGTGCCTGGGCCAGGGAGATCGAGGCGGAAAAGGACGCGACGGCGCGGCCGGACGAGCCTGCGGCTCCGGCACCTGAAGGCGACGGCTCCGCCTGCTCCGGGACTGTCCGCCTGTCCCGGAGCGGCGGCGCAAGGGTCTGA
- the glmS gene encoding glutamine--fructose-6-phosphate transaminase (isomerizing), which produces MCGIIGYSGHRPAVPVIIEGLKRLEYRGYDSAGVAYVQRGELRVVRAEGKLINLENRLAESPSHTATSGMGHTRWATHGLPVERNAHPHRDASGKIALVHNGIIENYQELREELKSQGVAFASETDTEVLAQLVGKYLAETGKLDLAVSKALSRVDGSYAICVVSLEHPGILYAARKSSPLVMGVGVGENFVASDIPAFLPYTREVVFLEDGEMVRIDANSWKVMDAATLEPVEKTPQHIAWDVQAAQKGGYKHFMLKEIFEQPRVISDCLAGRIDHKAGKAHLPDLEGLPAPTRLTIVACGTSYHAGLWGMYLLETWAKIPTRVEIASEFRYRDPILGPGDTVLAISQSGETADTLAGMRLARERGATVIGLCNVVGSTVSRESDRVIYTQAGPEMSVASTKAMCSQLTLLTLLALHWGQEKGVLPPDARANCLKALTHLPDILAAELPRMRTRAQELARAYSEARSFLYLGRGPCYPLALEGALKLKEISYIHAEGYASGEMKHGPIALIDPKFPTFALAPCDELFPKVKSNLEEVQARGGKVIALTRAGSELHVDHAWEVPEVWGPMNTFMLLPALQLFAYEMADYLGKDVDQPRNLAKSVTVE; this is translated from the coding sequence ATGTGCGGCATCATCGGATATAGCGGACACCGTCCCGCCGTGCCCGTCATCATCGAAGGGCTCAAGCGCCTGGAATACAGGGGATACGATTCGGCCGGAGTGGCCTACGTGCAGCGGGGCGAACTGCGCGTGGTGCGGGCCGAGGGCAAGCTTATCAACCTGGAGAACCGGCTGGCCGAGTCCCCGTCGCACACCGCCACCTCGGGCATGGGGCATACCCGCTGGGCCACCCACGGCCTGCCCGTGGAGCGCAACGCCCACCCCCACCGCGACGCTTCCGGCAAGATCGCCCTGGTGCACAACGGCATCATCGAGAACTACCAGGAACTGCGCGAGGAGCTTAAAAGCCAGGGCGTCGCCTTCGCCTCCGAGACCGACACAGAGGTCCTGGCGCAGCTGGTGGGAAAGTACCTGGCCGAGACCGGCAAGCTGGACCTGGCCGTGTCCAAGGCCCTGTCGCGGGTGGACGGCTCCTACGCCATCTGCGTGGTGTCGCTGGAGCATCCCGGCATCCTGTACGCCGCACGCAAGTCCTCGCCGCTGGTCATGGGCGTTGGCGTAGGCGAGAATTTCGTGGCCTCCGACATCCCGGCCTTCCTCCCCTACACCCGCGAGGTGGTCTTCTTGGAGGACGGCGAGATGGTGCGCATCGACGCCAATTCCTGGAAGGTGATGGACGCCGCCACCCTGGAGCCGGTGGAGAAGACCCCCCAGCACATCGCCTGGGACGTGCAGGCGGCCCAGAAGGGCGGCTACAAGCATTTCATGCTCAAGGAAATCTTCGAGCAGCCCCGGGTCATCTCCGACTGCCTGGCCGGGCGCATCGACCACAAGGCCGGCAAGGCCCACCTGCCGGACCTGGAAGGCTTGCCCGCCCCCACGCGCCTGACCATCGTGGCCTGCGGCACCAGCTACCACGCCGGGCTGTGGGGCATGTACCTGCTTGAGACCTGGGCCAAGATTCCCACCCGGGTGGAGATCGCCTCCGAGTTCCGCTACCGCGATCCGATCCTGGGCCCCGGCGACACGGTGCTGGCCATCTCCCAGTCCGGAGAGACCGCCGACACTCTGGCCGGGATGCGTCTGGCCCGCGAGCGCGGGGCCACGGTCATTGGGCTGTGCAACGTGGTGGGCTCCACTGTCTCGCGCGAGTCCGACCGGGTCATCTACACCCAGGCCGGTCCGGAGATGTCCGTGGCCTCCACCAAGGCCATGTGCTCCCAGCTGACGCTCTTGACCCTGCTGGCCCTGCACTGGGGGCAGGAGAAGGGCGTGCTGCCTCCGGACGCGCGGGCCAACTGCCTGAAGGCCCTCACGCACCTGCCGGACATCCTGGCCGCGGAGCTTCCGCGCATGCGCACCCGCGCCCAGGAGCTGGCCCGGGCCTACTCCGAGGCCCGCAGCTTCCTCTACCTGGGGCGCGGCCCGTGCTATCCCCTGGCCCTGGAGGGCGCGCTCAAGCTCAAGGAGATCAGTTATATCCATGCCGAAGGCTATGCCTCGGGCGAGATGAAGCACGGCCCCATCGCCCTCATCGACCCCAAGTTCCCCACCTTTGCCCTGGCCCCCTGCGACGAGCTCTTCCCAAAGGTGAAATCCAACCTGGAGGAGGTGCAGGCGCGCGGTGGCAAGGTCATCGCCCTCACCCGGGCCGGGTCCGAGCTGCACGTGGACCACGCCTGGGAGGTGCCCGAGGTGTGGGGGCCCATGAACACCTTCATGCTCCTGCCCGCGCTGCAGCTCTTCGCCTATGAGATGGCCGACTACCTGGGCAAGGACGTGGACCAGCCGCGCAACCTGGCCAAGAGCGTCACGGTGGAGTAG
- a CDS encoding DUF4124 domain-containing protein — protein MRLPCTRVSLCAAGFVVLAALLLAAWPGLAEVYTWKDEKGVVHMSDRKALDAGKNVTEMTGVKGQPVQGGRREMIQAMLASARNDARYVELQKLAAEYKRSHTYSMADYFVCVDMALDMANILKTKNFAPKVVAGSFKVDTAGMAPDKAMKAYDHAWVVVELSPGVNVALETTGGFVVDEKIPNFEYYYQGLVFQSPRQAKETDVLIRSVNETCGKAQELIKDWNNTQAGRVVDQRGLEAKGRMDAKISECTSVSQQYAELIKSQYKRLY, from the coding sequence ATGCGTTTGCCATGTACGCGCGTGTCGCTTTGCGCGGCCGGTTTTGTGGTCCTGGCGGCTTTGTTGTTGGCGGCCTGGCCTGGCTTGGCCGAGGTCTACACCTGGAAGGACGAGAAGGGCGTGGTCCACATGTCCGACCGCAAGGCCCTGGACGCGGGCAAGAACGTCACCGAGATGACCGGCGTCAAGGGCCAGCCCGTGCAGGGCGGTCGCAGGGAGATGATCCAGGCCATGCTGGCAAGCGCCCGCAACGACGCCCGGTACGTGGAGCTCCAGAAGCTCGCGGCCGAGTACAAGCGCAGCCACACCTATTCCATGGCCGACTATTTCGTGTGCGTGGACATGGCCCTGGACATGGCCAACATCCTCAAGACCAAGAATTTCGCCCCCAAGGTGGTGGCGGGCAGCTTCAAGGTGGATACCGCCGGGATGGCTCCGGACAAGGCCATGAAAGCCTACGACCACGCCTGGGTGGTGGTGGAGCTCTCGCCGGGGGTGAACGTGGCCCTGGAAACCACGGGGGGATTCGTGGTGGACGAGAAAATTCCCAACTTCGAATATTATTACCAAGGGTTGGTCTTCCAGTCGCCCCGGCAGGCCAAGGAGACCGACGTGCTCATCCGCTCGGTCAACGAGACCTGCGGCAAGGCCCAGGAACTCATCAAGGACTGGAACAACACCCAGGCGGGCCGGGTGGTGGACCAACGCGGCCTCGAGGCCAAGGGCCGCATGGACGCCAAGATCTCCGAATGCACCTCCGTGAGCCAGCAGTATGCGGAACTGATCAAGTCGCAGTACAAGAGGCTGTACTGA
- a CDS encoding N-acetylmuramoyl-L-alanine amidase gives MKFRTFLAFAAVLWAGLVLFTVPAWAESAQPGAKDAAASARTGSKPAGKSAKKDAPKPAAGAKAPKKAVVTDVQVYSGRDYSRIVLVLSGEAGRKWQLLPPDPKDGGVRRLYVDLDDTVIKPGVPSRFDVRGDVARKVRLSYFKPGVARLVVEVENLKNQQVFELENPCRVIVDVQGEASKKDPAQAKGAEKDASGKSARDKAGKDGSKAKTDGKGAQASAPSPVMADDGKPGSPGVNLATPGRRKMAKQLVEQLGLTVHTVMVDAGHGGKDPGAHGPGGLYEKNVTLEVAKLLGKRLEHMGFEVLYTRSQDKFVPLEVRTAMANARKADLFVSVHCNAHPDPGSSGLETYSLNLASTADEVRVAARENAVDPRRISDMQKILDDLMHASKLTESRDFAKTTHQSALSQARKSLNLRDRGLHEAPFYVLLGAKMPAILVEIGYITNPAEAAKLRDAKYLDGLAQGIADGVKAYKERIERFADKG, from the coding sequence GTGAAGTTCAGGACCTTTCTCGCGTTTGCCGCCGTTCTCTGGGCCGGACTGGTCCTGTTCACCGTGCCCGCCTGGGCTGAGTCCGCGCAGCCCGGGGCCAAAGACGCCGCCGCTTCCGCCCGGACCGGCTCGAAACCGGCCGGGAAATCCGCGAAAAAGGACGCGCCCAAACCCGCCGCCGGGGCCAAGGCCCCGAAGAAGGCCGTGGTCACGGACGTGCAGGTCTATTCCGGACGCGACTATTCGCGCATCGTGCTGGTGCTCTCAGGCGAGGCCGGGCGCAAATGGCAGCTCCTGCCGCCGGACCCCAAGGACGGCGGCGTGCGCCGCCTGTATGTGGACTTGGACGATACGGTGATCAAGCCCGGGGTGCCCAGCCGCTTCGACGTGCGCGGCGACGTGGCCCGCAAGGTGCGCCTGAGCTATTTCAAGCCGGGCGTGGCCCGCCTGGTGGTGGAGGTGGAAAACCTCAAGAACCAGCAGGTGTTCGAGCTGGAGAATCCCTGCCGGGTGATCGTGGACGTGCAGGGCGAGGCCTCCAAAAAAGATCCGGCCCAGGCCAAGGGCGCGGAGAAGGACGCATCCGGGAAATCCGCCAGGGACAAGGCGGGCAAGGACGGCTCCAAGGCCAAGACCGACGGGAAGGGCGCGCAGGCGTCCGCGCCCTCGCCGGTGATGGCCGACGACGGCAAGCCCGGCTCCCCAGGCGTGAACCTGGCCACCCCCGGGCGCCGGAAGATGGCCAAGCAGCTGGTGGAGCAGCTGGGGCTCACGGTGCACACGGTGATGGTGGACGCGGGCCACGGCGGCAAGGACCCCGGCGCGCACGGCCCCGGCGGACTCTATGAGAAGAACGTCACCCTGGAGGTCGCGAAGCTCCTGGGCAAGCGCCTGGAGCACATGGGCTTCGAGGTGCTCTACACCCGCTCCCAGGACAAGTTCGTCCCCCTGGAGGTGCGCACGGCCATGGCCAACGCGCGCAAGGCCGACCTGTTCGTGTCCGTGCACTGCAACGCGCACCCCGATCCGGGTTCGTCGGGCCTGGAGACCTATTCGCTGAACCTGGCCTCCACCGCCGACGAGGTGCGTGTGGCCGCCCGCGAGAACGCCGTGGACCCCAGGCGCATCTCGGACATGCAGAAGATCCTGGACGACCTCATGCACGCCTCCAAGCTGACCGAGTCGCGCGACTTCGCCAAGACCACGCACCAGTCGGCCCTGTCCCAGGCCCGCAAGAGCCTCAACCTGCGCGACCGGGGACTGCACGAGGCTCCCTTCTACGTGCTGCTCGGGGCCAAGATGCCCGCCATCCTGGTGGAGATCGGCTACATCACCAACCCCGCCGAGGCCGCCAAGCTGCGCGACGCCAAGTACCTGGACGGCCTGGCCCAGGGCATCGCCGACGGCGTGAAGGCCTACAAGGAACGCATCGAACGCTTCGCGGACAAGGGGTAA
- a CDS encoding MerR family transcriptional regulator — MTETKLYSISAIAKLLDLPESTLHYWKNRFGQALPSVGQGRHKRFPADAVEVFKAIGALLESGMSLSDAKAELLRRYPPQAGPGEPLVVTPVPAAGYAGTGTMSGEEMAMRIGAAMAEAIGQRLQGYLAQTQPGHPVPPLQAALPEETVDALKAELARSQAEIEGLKKLGEDMTGKLKVLEAELIRLRKDGREMEKHLLGKIRNAGTK; from the coding sequence GTGACCGAAACCAAGCTGTACTCCATCTCGGCCATCGCCAAGCTGCTGGACCTGCCCGAGTCCACCCTGCACTACTGGAAGAACCGTTTCGGCCAGGCGCTGCCGAGCGTCGGCCAGGGTCGCCACAAGCGCTTCCCGGCGGACGCCGTGGAGGTGTTCAAGGCCATCGGGGCGCTCCTGGAATCCGGAATGTCCCTGTCCGACGCCAAGGCCGAGCTGCTGCGCCGCTACCCGCCCCAGGCCGGTCCGGGCGAACCGCTGGTGGTCACGCCGGTGCCCGCTGCCGGATACGCCGGAACCGGGACCATGTCCGGGGAGGAGATGGCCATGCGCATTGGCGCGGCCATGGCCGAGGCCATCGGGCAGCGCCTGCAGGGATACCTGGCCCAGACCCAGCCCGGCCACCCCGTCCCGCCGCTTCAGGCCGCCCTCCCCGAGGAAACCGTGGACGCCCTGAAGGCCGAGTTGGCGAGGTCCCAGGCCGAAATCGAGGGACTGAAAAAGCTCGGTGAGGACATGACCGGCAAGCTCAAGGTGCTGGAGGCCGAGCTGATCCGGCTGCGCAAGGATGGCAGGGAGATGGAGAAGCACCTGCTGGGCAAGATCAGGAACGCGGGAACGAAATGA